The Coffea arabica cultivar ET-39 chromosome 8e, Coffea Arabica ET-39 HiFi, whole genome shotgun sequence genome window below encodes:
- the LOC113704659 gene encoding putative disease resistance protein At1g50180, with protein sequence MKDFTSSYKTYAHEVADSTFVGMKDDINKLMSLVIYKGGCNHPIVSIWGMGGSGKTTIARRIYNDGKIRHYFDAFAWVCISQQCQIRKNLEEILQHIFTDAKSKEEMKSMADGELVEELYKQQKEKKCLVVLDDVWNRIDWDCLKRAFLTMESYSKILLTTRNKKVAEVGTIHKMNYLDEHEAWELLQKRALKFNNENFRG encoded by the coding sequence atgaaGGATTTTACAAGTTCTTACAAAACCTATGCGCATGAGGTTGCCGATTCAACGTTTGTGGGAATGAAGGATGATATCAACAAATTGATGTCCCTAGTCATCTATAAGGGTGGGTGCAACCATCCTATTGTTTCCATTTGGGGCATGGGAGGTTCTGGGAAGACTACAATTGCAAGGAGAATTTACAATGATGGCAAAATTCGGCATTATTTCGATGCTTTTGCTTGGGTTTGTATATCTCAACAATGCCAAATTAGAAAAAATCTGGAGGAAATTTTACAGCATATTTTTACTGATGCAAAAAGCAAGGAAGAAATGAAGTCCATGGCGGACGGGGAATTGGTGGAGGAGTTGTACAAGCAgcaaaaggagaagaaatgcTTGGTTGTTCTAGATGACGTGTGGAATAGAATTGATTGGGATTGCCTGAAACGAGCCTTCCTAACAATGGAATCATATAGTAAGATTTTACTTACAACTCGCAACAAGAAAGTAGCAGAAGTTGGAAccattcacaaaatgaattacCTGGATGAACATGAAGCCTGGGAGCTACTTCAAAAGCGGGCATTAAAATTCAACAACGAGAATTTTCGAGGTTAG